A region of Paenibacillus thiaminolyticus DNA encodes the following proteins:
- the lpdA gene encoding dihydrolipoyl dehydrogenase: MTKQVDVAILGGGTGGYVAAIAAAQAGKSVVVIEREKLGGTCLHRGCIPSKALLRSAEVYQQAVNGSAYGIEVEGVKLCFDRVQARKRDVVEKLHQGVSMLMRKHAIEVIHGTGRVMGPSIFSPKSGSVAVEYPDKEADTIVPKHLIIATGSRPRLLPGLEADGDLIVTTDQALEWEKLPERVAILGGGVIGVEWASMLADFGVEVDVIEAGERIVPMEEEETARELQRQLAKRGVRFHTKAVLQPDAVHKDEENGEVHLIIEANGESVSIKADKLLVSIGRQANIENIGLENVGLETEKGFIRVNEWMQTNESHIYAIGDVIGGLQLAHAAAAEGLTAVRHLCGDTSVGYDSWNIPRAIYSRPEAASIGRTEREARDAGYDVKVSRVPLHAVGKSLVHGEPEGFAKVIADARSSDLVGVHIVGPHATELIGEASVAMLLDATAWEMGQVIRPHPSLSEILTEAMLGVEGKAIHI, from the coding sequence ATGACAAAGCAAGTTGATGTAGCCATTTTGGGCGGAGGAACGGGCGGATATGTCGCGGCCATCGCGGCGGCGCAAGCCGGTAAATCGGTTGTCGTCATCGAACGGGAGAAGCTGGGAGGAACTTGCCTGCACCGCGGGTGCATTCCGAGCAAGGCGCTGCTGCGCAGCGCGGAAGTGTATCAGCAAGCGGTGAACGGCTCTGCCTACGGCATCGAGGTCGAGGGCGTGAAGCTGTGCTTCGACCGTGTCCAGGCGCGCAAGCGGGACGTTGTCGAGAAGCTGCATCAAGGGGTCTCGATGCTGATGCGGAAGCATGCGATTGAAGTGATTCATGGCACCGGGCGGGTCATGGGGCCGTCGATTTTTTCCCCGAAGAGCGGTTCGGTGGCGGTCGAGTACCCGGACAAGGAGGCCGACACGATTGTGCCGAAGCATCTCATTATCGCGACCGGATCTCGTCCGCGGTTGCTGCCGGGACTGGAGGCCGATGGAGACCTCATCGTTACGACGGATCAGGCGTTGGAATGGGAGAAGCTTCCCGAACGCGTCGCCATTCTGGGCGGCGGCGTCATTGGCGTCGAATGGGCATCGATGTTAGCCGACTTCGGCGTGGAGGTCGATGTCATCGAAGCGGGGGAGCGGATTGTCCCGATGGAAGAGGAGGAGACGGCGCGTGAGCTCCAGCGGCAATTGGCGAAGCGGGGCGTCCGCTTCCATACGAAGGCGGTGCTTCAGCCGGATGCGGTACATAAGGATGAAGAGAACGGAGAAGTTCATCTCATCATTGAAGCAAACGGGGAGAGCGTAAGCATAAAAGCGGACAAACTGCTCGTATCTATAGGAAGACAGGCCAATATCGAGAATATCGGCTTGGAAAATGTCGGCTTGGAGACGGAAAAAGGATTCATCCGCGTCAATGAGTGGATGCAGACGAACGAGTCCCATATTTATGCGATTGGCGACGTTATCGGCGGCCTGCAGCTGGCTCATGCCGCAGCAGCCGAAGGTCTGACCGCCGTGCGCCATCTGTGCGGCGATACGTCGGTTGGTTATGACTCGTGGAACATTCCACGCGCGATCTACTCCCGTCCGGAAGCAGCCTCGATCGGCCGGACGGAGCGGGAAGCAAGAGACGCAGGCTATGACGTGAAGGTCAGCCGCGTGCCGCTGCATGCGGTCGGCAAGTCATTGGTGCACGGCGAACCGGAAGGGTTCGCAAAGGTGATTGCGGATGCCCGCTCCAGCGATCTGGTCGGCGTCCATATCGTCGGGCCCCATGCGACCGAGTTGATTGGGGAAGCTTCGGTAGCCATGCTGCTGGATGCGACCGCATGGGAGATGGGACAGGTCATCCGGCCGCATCCGTCGCTCTCCGAGATATTGACCGAAGCGATGCTGGGCGTTGAAGGCAAAGCGATTCACATCTGA
- a CDS encoding DUF2627 domain-containing protein: MRQDTHVITRFIAILLLVIPGLLATFGFLTMKNVIFDYIADHGNDSLAAPSFGWLPFLGGFIMFAIGVAFIGGWVFYRDRKRNYVAPRFRKKKGPRPASFKPMIDQQANAREVSSSEPPASP; the protein is encoded by the coding sequence ATGAGACAGGATACGCATGTGATAACCCGCTTTATCGCCATCTTGCTGCTCGTCATTCCGGGCCTTCTCGCGACCTTCGGCTTTCTGACGATGAAGAACGTCATCTTTGATTACATCGCCGATCATGGGAATGACAGTCTCGCCGCCCCATCCTTCGGCTGGCTTCCTTTCCTTGGCGGCTTCATCATGTTCGCCATCGGAGTCGCCTTTATCGGCGGATGGGTGTTCTACCGCGACCGCAAGCGGAACTACGTCGCCCCCCGCTTCCGCAAGAAGAAGGGGCCGCGGCCAGCCTCGTTCAAGCCCATGATCGATCAGCAGGCCAATGCCCGCGAGGTTTCTTCGTCCGAACCTCCCGCCTCGCCATAA
- a CDS encoding VanZ family protein: MNAYLFPIKIALITFPIVAFFLTLPFLIVQYRKYGYVNKVRSFVLYSMLLYFISAYYLVILPLPANRDNCVPGGSGVFSQWVPFTFIRDIMKETNVVWSQPSTYVTILGERAFWQAAFNVVLTLPLGVYLRYYFRKSFLSTTIIAFVVSLFFETTQRTGLYGIYACPYRLFDVDDLLLNTVGGMLGFLLAPLITYFLPRSSQLDADVDLTRRPVGFIRRAIALWLDYLCIGFIYWIIAIFMVAANGNDVDHFLNYLESNGWVLAITIFVYFMLMPLWTEGKTFGKWVTRIHLIDDRLAADPERTNKLSFKGLLIRYGLLYFGIGGINYVFFYVMNSGSILELGRFAWIVIILWLVFNAFVGLHVLLHIFRRDKRLFYEKMSGTRNAITIPDRMLPYAGTADPKETREEAEENPPVRRTMDFQDGSQLIIRADAVAERQEELPASVEIQESQDAAPGGPEAVAEQEETAPEDEAKQWSREEQVEKELARLRAKLDQDRSGK, encoded by the coding sequence ATGAATGCTTATTTATTTCCGATCAAAATCGCATTGATTACGTTTCCGATCGTGGCCTTTTTTCTAACGCTGCCGTTTTTAATCGTGCAGTACCGCAAATACGGCTATGTGAACAAAGTACGGTCATTTGTGCTGTACTCGATGCTGCTTTATTTTATTTCAGCGTACTATCTCGTCATTCTGCCTCTGCCAGCCAATCGCGACAACTGCGTGCCCGGCGGGAGCGGGGTCTTTTCTCAATGGGTTCCATTCACATTCATACGCGACATCATGAAGGAGACGAATGTCGTCTGGTCCCAGCCTTCGACCTATGTGACGATATTAGGGGAGCGGGCTTTCTGGCAGGCGGCCTTCAACGTCGTCTTAACCTTGCCGCTTGGGGTCTATCTTCGTTATTATTTCCGCAAATCGTTCTTGTCGACGACGATCATCGCCTTTGTCGTGTCTCTCTTTTTCGAGACGACGCAGCGCACGGGCTTGTACGGGATCTATGCGTGCCCGTACCGGCTGTTCGATGTCGATGATTTGCTTCTCAATACGGTCGGGGGGATGCTTGGATTTTTATTGGCTCCCTTGATTACGTATTTCCTGCCGCGCAGCAGCCAATTGGATGCGGACGTGGATCTGACGCGCAGGCCGGTCGGCTTCATTCGCCGGGCGATTGCGCTCTGGCTCGACTATTTGTGCATCGGATTTATTTACTGGATTATCGCCATTTTCATGGTGGCGGCCAACGGGAATGATGTTGATCACTTCTTGAATTACTTGGAGTCCAATGGGTGGGTGCTGGCAATCACGATTTTCGTCTATTTCATGCTGATGCCCCTGTGGACCGAAGGGAAGACGTTCGGCAAATGGGTGACGCGCATTCATCTGATCGATGACCGCTTGGCGGCGGATCCGGAGCGGACGAACAAGCTTTCTTTCAAAGGTCTGCTCATTCGGTACGGCTTGCTGTATTTCGGCATCGGCGGGATCAATTATGTATTTTTCTATGTGATGAATTCCGGATCTATCCTGGAACTGGGACGATTCGCGTGGATCGTCATCATTCTATGGCTCGTCTTCAATGCGTTCGTGGGTCTGCATGTCCTGCTGCATATTTTCCGGCGGGATAAGCGTCTCTTCTATGAAAAAATGAGCGGAACCCGCAACGCCATCACGATCCCGGACCGGATGCTGCCTTACGCGGGAACGGCTGATCCGAAGGAGACGAGGGAGGAAGCGGAAGAGAATCCGCCTGTCCGCCGCACGATGGATTTCCAGGATGGATCGCAGCTTATTATTCGGGCGGATGCCGTGGCGGAGCGGCAGGAGGAATTGCCTGCCTCCGTCGAGATACAGGAGTCTCAGGATGCTGCCCCGGGAGGGCCTGAAGCTGTGGCGGAGCAGGAAGAGACGGCCCCCGAAGACGAAGCGAAGCAATGGAGCCGGGAAGAGCAGGTTGAAAAGGAACTGGCGCGGCTGCGCGCCAAGCTCGATCAAGACCGCTCCGGTAAATAA